From Scyliorhinus canicula chromosome 15, sScyCan1.1, whole genome shotgun sequence:
AGACTTCACTCCAGTATCTTTGCTGCAGCCTCTGGAACAACAAAAATCAGATCAGGTTAAGACTAGAAATGGCAGAGTTAATGTTCTCCTGTCTCTTCCCGTCATTAATCCTCACTTTCACATTGCCATTCACAGCCAGCTTATTTCTAAATAAGTCGCGGCATGATTCTAGTTTACGGTATCGCAGAAAGCATGTGATcaattgggcggcacggcagcacagtggttagcacagttgcttcacagctccagggtcccaggttcgattcccggcttgggtctctgtgcggagttctccccgtgtctgtgtgggttccctccgggtgccccggtttcctaccacagtccaaaggtgtgcgggttaggtggattggccacggtaaattgcccttggtgtccaaaaaggttaagtgggggttactgggttccggggatagggtagatacgtgggcttgagtacggtgctctttgtaagggccggtgcagactcgatgggccgaatagcctccttctgcactgtaaattctatgatcaacatGACCTAGAAATAGCTTCAAAATCGCCAATCCTGTTGCTAGTATCCATGCATGTCCTTTTCAAAGGTGATAATTAATGCAGAGTTCACCATATGTGAGGGTATCCAGAGGAGTCTGTATACTGACCTACTACTGTGTGGGGTAAATACTTGGGGCTGTATTTTCCCAGCCCCATAATGGTGTGcatagaggttggggggggggggggggggggtgttgtcgaTGACATGTCAGGTGAATAGGGGTAAGATGTGCCAGGAAAATTCTCTGATGCATTCTCGCGACCCTGGAGATTTACCAGGGGCAAAGCGATATGCGGATTGCTTGCCTGCTCATCGGGGAGGGATGGTGAAGTAATTACACAGCGGATTTGCCGGGAGTGTAGTGtagccctccccccaccgcacCACATACGGAGGCTGCCAGCGTAACGGAGGTGTACTTGCTGCAATATCCCAGAGGAACGTTGAagctgacggctccattctccaCAGAGGACACACAGCTGACAGCTGGAAACCTGCTGGCTCAGAAACAGTTACATATCCAGCCAGCGACATTGAGAATTCAAACTGCCCGAGCTGCTGAACATGGACCCTTGATtatatctgaaaatgaaaaatgaaaatcgcttgtcgtcacgagtgggcttcaatgaagttactgtgaaaagcccctagtcgccacattccggcgcctgtccggggaggctggtacgggaaccgaaccgcgctgctggcctgcttggtctgctttaaaagccagcgatttagccgagtgagctaaaccagccccaagcagACTCCCTCTTCTGGTTTATGTGTGTATGGTAGCCTCAAGTGGACAAATCGCACAATGCAATTTGCACCCGTGGGCATCATCTTTCTCATTGCAGCGATACCACCTCACTAACAGTCTTGCCACACCAACTATCCAGGCAAAGGCGATTCCCTCCTTCTTCGAGGGGCTTGGTGCCTTCCTCCCCCTCTTAAATTATTTACTGTTTAGGTTCCGAGGGCACCCCCCTGGAGTGTTCTTGCATCAACTCATCTGCCTCAGCAGCACCCACCTCTCCTGCTGAGGTTGCCAGGGCCCCAGGGCTTCTGGCCCCCTGATTGGGCTTGCAGCACCAGGGGCCCGCCCTTCGACAGCGAGCTCCGAGGTGCCAACTAAGAGGCTGCTTCAGGGAAGTCACTGAGCTGTTCGTATTGGCAGCAGGCTCTCAAATCTGGCAGGAAAGTCCTGCCCAAAATGTCCTTGTGTTGTACTGCGGCATTTGGTCATTCCTGTGGCTAGTTGCTTTGGTTTAATGGGAAGCTTTCAACGAATGATCTAAAGTCACAAGCCACGACTCTCCTTGCCCACCTTTGCCATCAGACATACATCCAAAGTGTTGATATTTCATATCGTTATGCATTACTCTCAATATTTCTATGTTGAATTCTACCTGAAATTTCCAAACCATTCCAACCTGTCCAAATTCTTTGAAATGTTGTCTACTGTCACCTTGTCACACGGCTTGGGAGTACAGAAGTAACCGAGACACTTTGGAAGTGTCACAGAATGCAAGAAACGCAATACTTCTCAAAGACTGAGAGACGTACTTtgggacatgtgacaataaatcaaatcaaatattctGAAACCACCGATCTAAGATGCACACCATTGAGGCATTTTCTGAATATAGAATGCTGCATACGGAATATATAAGTGACGTGATCAGGGAGCTGATTTCTGCTTTGCCACTGGGCTATCACAGCTGGGAAGCTACTGTAACAAAATTAAGTCTCTTTAGTCGCCCATCCATGGGACGCAGGCACTGCGCAAAGCCGGTCTTCGTCTCCCGCCCCTAATTTCCTTTAGAAGGCAGCGGTGATCCACCGACAATATAACCGAGTGCCTCGCCAGGGAgttggagtcaaccacattgttgagtGGCTGGAGTCACTTGCAGATTAGACcaggtaacaacaacaggtttctcccccacaaaaaggacatttgtgaatcaGACGGGTTTTTCatgatggtcaccattattgTTGTAGTAACCTGGACGGGGCACAGGGGGCTGGTTTCATTGTTTTCCACAGAAGACTtggggagtatgagctcccccgctaactAGGGGGCTAGTATCATGTCCATATAAGATTGGCCAGATAGCAAccgactgacagagagagagagagaggacctgGTGAAGTCTAATCGGGCTCATTTGTAAATAGTACGCACTATAAATAAACATCTTCTTTGTGTTACTCGTCTGACTCcctgtgtgacaataaagattattactattatattATAATTGCTATTACTTTCTTTGAAAAATCTGGCGATATTCACTTCAAGCACCCAAGCTGtggggggatttgaacccagagcatTCGTCCAGCCCACTGAATTACTAGTGCAATACCGTTATCGTGCTTTCGTTCCCTTTTGTCGTTCAGCATCTTGTTATTGTTGATAGCCTGGAAAACCTTTTGAGAAGCACAGGCAGGTACAACCTCGTCTCCTTCACTATTGTTCCTACTTCAGCCTCTTTTGAGTAACTCTGAAATAGTCGAACTGCCTGGCCTGATACGCTGCGGAAAGAGAGGGCACAGTACTTGTCCGATTTTAGCAAAGGAGATTTATGCCTTGGTTGGCTGGATTGATGGAAGAGCTTGCCAACAAACCTGTGTGTTTAGACTGGGGGATTTGCAGGCTGCTCACAGGAGGAGAGCCAGGTGACGCAGTTTCGGTGGAATTCCagagccggaattctccggctgccgAGATTCTCTGTTCTCGCCGGCAGTCCAACCCCGCTCGCGGGTTTCCCGCGGCGCCgggtggcttcgatgggaaatcccattaacaagcggcgggaagagagaacccccccccccccccccccaccagcgagCAGCGCGCCTCCGAGAAACGCGCGGCTGGGGGaaccgcagaatccagcccagatcTTGGGGCTGAAGACACAGCTGCCAATGGCGGCGTGATGCATATTGGGGGTGGGCGAGTGGCCAGAATGGGAGAAACACTGCGATCGCAGAGGGTTGTAAAACTCCAGGAGGAGATAGGGAGAGGCGAGGCTACGGAGGAGTTTGAGAATTATCCGGTGTTGTCGAACTGGGAGCTAATCCAGGTCAGTAAACAGGCATCAATTTGTGGTCATTTCTTGCTGTTCAGCTACGCTGCTACAGAGTGGATTGTCTGGAAGGTGTATAATCTGTTGGTGGGGAAGGGACAAACATTGACAGTCTTGAGATACAGATTTAACCTCTGCTCCCAAATCACTGCCTTGCCTGTTGAGACAGGCCGAGTGAGGCGGTTGTTGTGGAAATTCCAGCAAAGTGCAGGATTTGCTGGCTGGCTGATGCTTTTGTGAGTCATTAACTTGTCTTTTCTTACTGGGCTGTGtaacagactccacacaaacagtaacAAAACAGATATCAGAATACTTTTCCATGACACCATCACCAATTGTTTCAACAACTCATAGGCCCCTCTACAGAATACTGGGTGCGACTTTCCGGGCACGTCGCGGCCGGCTCCGATTCCGCCAAACCCGGTGATTGGCGGGAGAGCCCAAAACTGGGTTCTGCGCTGGGGACTGGGAGCGATGATCCCAACCCGCAGTGCCCAAagcgatctggatcacaccctgtAGGGTGCCAAGGGCAGTGCCATTGGGCAGAGCCTGGAGTGTGCCTCATGCTTGGATGGTGTGTGCAGGGGGGGATTAtttagtggtggggggaggttgtCTCTCCGGTTGGGGGTATTTGAGAACtaggcaccctttaaaaaggacaccccaatctctgaggaacCGGTCTTGCTGGCGTCTTTATTTCCCCATTCCAGAAAACACTCAAGTATGGGATGATTTTGTGAGAATTTCCCCAAGTTCCAAGAAAAATGGGTGCGATTCAACGGTCACGCTGAGCCGGAAAAGCATGCAGCGGctgttgaaagccgggagacccagcACCTGACTTCCACCCAGCTCGCGGGATGTTGCAaggtgaatcccacccaaaatggcgtccaatctctccctacaccagggagttccggtgagcagaactccccattgtaagAAACGGGGCAATGTGCGGCCTCAGCCACAtgttccctgttcaggccccttattcagagTGAGTTGCGTTGCAtagtcatgtgtttcttggcactgcgagtgccgggaaacacacggctaaacgtgctcactcGGGGACAATGTTCCCTTCTGGGAGGATGGTGCTCAATGACTAATTGCGACCTGGATCGCGCCTATTCACATGGCAGGAATCACACCAGGAAACCTCCTCAAAATGACATTTTGGGCGCCATTCTCTTGCCGAATTGCGCtcaagtctcactctaatgtgaggattatcaaggtacctgaggctttgggattcaatccctttgcctcggagaccttgggcaagcgcCATTtgatactggtccccacaaacggagaccagatggaacggcactcgtgggggtctccaaggggattggggGTCCCAACTGCGTGCCCTTTCGGCAGGGTGGTGCCTTGACACTActggtgccacccaggtaccctggcagtgccacctaggtgccaccctggcactgccaaggtgccaaggtggcattttctgcgcatgcgcaatcaggCTGGGGTTGCCCGCCTGAGTGTTGGGAGGTGcgaggtggggtgggcagggtacCCGCCCATGCTGCattcgggctgggggggtggtcggggtttttgtttgtgggcctcggagatcggtaTGCCATTAAAAAATGGCGGAGTTCCCCGTTGTAAAGAAccgggctatgtgcagcctcagccaCGTGTTtaccgttcaggccccttattcaactggAGTAGCATTGAATAGCCACAatagtgtttctcggcactgcgtgcGCCGGGGTACATGCGGCTAAACGTGCTTGCTAGGGAACTTTGACCCCTTTCGAGGCGATCGCGGTCAGACCTTCTGTGTTTGAGTCACACCCCAGGACTTGACatccaaggaaggtgcattcataacgcggccaaacaggttgagtgtccaCCTGCAGCATCTTTCCAACACCACCAATGGTTGGCGGTAAGAGGAGAGACTCCTGGGCAGCCATCCTGGATGTGGAGTGGTACTCTTCGAGCTATAGGCGACAAAGGAGCGACCTGTTCCGGGAATCCTATGTtcctatggaaacagacaaaagtctgccatAGTGCATAACTAGGTGTAGGGAGAGAATTGCAAtattccaaagtgctttgcagagcgacaatcaaaaagaaaaaaaatggataGTGGGTCAACGAAGGAGACATGAGCCGGTCTGGTGGCTTTTAAGGATGATCTTCAAGACGGAGTGGGAGGTGGAGCGATCGAGGGGGTGTAGTGAGTAAAGTATTTGGTCCAGGGCATGGCTGACAGTGGTGTGATGACTGGAGGGTTTAGGTGTGTGAGGACAGGAGTAATGGGTCACTCGCCTGCACAGCAGAGATTTGTAAAACAGCCAGAATTTTACATTGCCTGGGCGACGACACATCCCAATGTCGTCACTCGCTCACGCAGTATTTCAGTGGGCAGACTTGTGCAAGAGTCAGAGGTGTGCCTGCTGATAGTCAAGCAAGCAATGTAGTGCATTGAGAAGTCAATCAGAGGCAGCTTGATATGCCCTTTCTGGTTGGCGGGCGGACGGATCAAGTGGGTGGACAGCCTTTAGCCGCAACCTCGATCGAGAGGGAAATGAAATGCCAGGGCTGCAATAAAATTAACACAGTTGCCTGGCACCTGAGGTTTGTGCTCGAATGTGCCGCCCAGACACCCTTTGCATAGTTTGTCGGTCATTGTCCATTTTCCACAGGTCggcagctccctgagacagctccgcGGCGGCTGTCCCCCGGAGGAAGCACATGCGGGATGCCAGCCTGCACGCTCCGTTTTCTTGACGCCCGCCCTCTTAATGCCCTCTTCACTAGCACTCAGCCTTTAACAACGTGCTTCACGTGGCGCAagttaattggccagccagtgtAAAATTGTGCTCTGGAGCTGACCGCTGATGCGAACGGGTTTCACACCTGTTTCTGGGCCCTCCTAGTGGAGGCCCTGATAGGCGAAATATTCAGgctcactggtttagctcactcagctaaatcgctggcttttaaagcagaccaagcaggccagcagcacggttcgattcccgtaccagcctccccggacaggcgccggaatgtggcgactaggggcttttcacagtaacttcattgaagcctactcgtgacaataagcgattttcatttcatttcattaacctgTGACAGAAATTAGATTGACAAATCCATTGCTGTTGTTTGAAGATGCCTCCCCATATTTGGCCAGACGGATCCCGTTTCCCGTCACTTAGGCTGGGAAACCACAGACGGAGAGCGGGCGGAGCAATTCACTCGGAATGTTGATTCTTTCCTCACGGGGCGACGCTGACTAACAGGgaccctggcttgggtcactgtctgtgcggatctgcacgtgctccctgtgtctgtgtgggtttcctccgggtgctccggtttgctcccgaaagtcccgaaagacgtactgttaggtgcattgggcattctgaattctccctctgtgtacccgaacaggcgccagaatgtggcgactaggggcttttcacagtaacctcagtgcagtgttaatgtaagcctacttgtaacactaataaaaattattattattaactaccAGATAATCTAGGCTGGTAATTAATCACTCAGTGAAACATGTAAATCTTTCATCCATTTCTCCTTGGCTTCGTACCGTGAAATGTTTCATCTCCCTGAAAGTCTACACTTCCCCTATTCTCCCTTTCAACCAGCGGAACAATTTCCTCCCAAACCTTGCTGCCGTTTTAATCTGTTTTTAAATGCCATTTCATCTCTCCCAGTATGTTCCAAAATTGTCTTTTACTCCATATTTTGAAATTAAAATTCAGCTACCTATTTCAAGGACAAAACATGGAAAGTGGGACACATGAGgacatttttaatataaatttagattacccaattcatttttttccaattaaggggcaatttagcgtggccaacccacctaccctgcacatctttgggttgtgggggcgaaactcacgcagacacggggagaatgtgcaacctccacacagacagtgacccagggccgggatcgaacctgggacctcggcgccgtgaggcagcaatgctaaccactgcaccaccgtcctGCCCACACATGAAGAAATAAGGAGAAACAATTTCTTACCCTTAGCTTGCAGGATGAGTGGATCAGTGCACAGATAACGAGAACCAGCATAACTAAAGTTCCTATGAATAGATACAGATATGTCTGCGAGTTCATGTGCTTATCGTCTTTATGTGAACTAACTGTTCCTGCTACTCCATTGGGTTCACTGACAGTCTGTGATGGGGATGTAGCAGTGCCTGAAGCGGACAGTACGCAAGGCAAAGTTCCACTCGTACTAGCTGTTGATTGTATTAAGTTACCATCACTGGTATGTGGCGCATCTGTTGACATGCTCTTAACTAAAGCACTCTTGTTGTCTTCTGTGACTACATTGGTCATTGGAGACGTGACATCCATTACTGTCGTTACAGGAGACATCAAGGAGCAGAAAGGTTGCGGTGTGCTGACGCGAGATGAAGATGGTCTGGAAGAGTCTGTGGAAGAAATGCTTGAATGCCATCCTTTGTGAAGGTCAACGAGGCAGCAATTTGAAGAGACGGAGATGTTGGAGGCTGCAGGAATAAGTGAATAAGTCAATTATTTCAAAGAAGTGTTACTATGAACCAAATATAGACTTTCCAAAGAtccctcaatctctctctttTGTCACTTGCCGTATGCTCACTCTGTTATGTCTCCTTAACAGCGCAGCACCCATGTAACAACATTGTGTTACAAATCAATGACAAACTAGAATGGACATGAACAACTTGAGCTTCAACAAACATTAATAAAAGGAAACAATGTAGGTGAGGTGGTAGTAAGAAAGCTGGAGGAGAATAGCTGTAATGAGTAGATGGCAAGATATATGAAAGGAGAAAGTTGTAAAGGCTGGATCGGGATGTACTGTTAGAAGAGGTAAAATTGGGTTGCAACAGAGGAAAATAAGGAAGCCATTTAACTCCTTGAGCCTGTTCATCCACTCGATGAGATGACAGCTGATCTACAACCTAACTCTATATCCATATTCTGTGACATTGTAAGTGAATACGACAagttatttaaaacattttttttagagttacccaattcttttttccaattaaggggcaattcagcgtggccaatccacctacgctgcgcacctttttgggttgtgggggcgaaacccacgcagacacggggagattgtgcaaactccacacggacagtgacccggggccgggatcgaaccggtgtcctcggcaccgtgaggcagcaatgctaaccgctgtgccaccgtgccgcctgaatATGACAAGTTATAcatgaattagaattagaattagaatagtacagcacagaacaggcccttcggccctcgatgttgtgccgagcaatgatcaccctactcaagcccacgtatacctatcccagtaacccccattaaccttatttttttaggacactaagggcaatttagcctggccaatccacctaacccgcacatctttggactgtgggaggaaaccggagcacccggaggaaacccacgcacacacggggaggacgtgcatactccgcacagacagtgacccagccgggaatcgaacctgggaccctggagctgtgaagcatttatgctaaccaccatgctaccgtgctgaccatgaGTGTCGATACTCTCAGTAGGAAAGTATTCCTGCTCTAGGGGGCTGCTATGTTTTGGGAGAAACAATGAAGAGAAAGCTCTGAAACTGATGCatcgtcaattaccacaagacaagaatggtggaacaattgaggctttattgaacgagatgttgtgcctcctgtcgcTGGAACCAGAAAGGCTGCAACGCAGGcgggcacacacatttatacgccgcccactgggcggagccagcaggcagggatttaccaacgTACCTCTAATGTACGGGCAGTGCtctaatacatataatataccactagtggtgttcaccacagAAACTAAACGGTTTAACTTTCAAGGAAGTAAAGGAGCAGTAAGATATCGGATTGAGGTAACAAGCTGAAGCGTCAAAAGTAAAGATATgaggtcctaggttttggaaaTAAGGGCATAGAGCACACAGAGCCTCGAGTTAATATGACAAAAACGGAAGTCACAAGGGGGTGCAGAAAGGCTGACAGGTGATTGGGACCAGAGATAGTTCTACTGAAAGATTGTGGGCTGAATTCCATTGTGTTTCAAAATCTCAATTACCTTCAAGGAAGAAACAATATCCCTCTGACTGCTTTGAGGTCTGTTTGACTGAATTACACTGATCAAATATATATTCATAGTGATTTAAGACAGCTTTGAAGTAAGCAAACAGGTCGCTTCTGCATGCTGTGACAACCTTTGTGGCGGGTTTCACACATCGATGAGAATTCTGCGAAACAGAACAAAAATAAATGAAgcaagtatttattgcccatcttttaAAAGTTGCGTCCCACATCCTGATGCATATTTTGTCATTATAAATGAACTAGTCCGATTGAACAAATTTGTCACATCCTTTTTCcagattgatgtaccatcaattggacttgagtcgtgaaggagttccatatatcaggctttaatcaactagttgtgtgcccgacagttgacttacagagaaaggccgactgccgggtcctatgggttcttataccccgcctcgtaggactacttgcctctcggctaatgggtgagcagtcacatgactatcctcaaccaatcagcagagaggcacatgaccgacctgagccaatgggcagcgagtgttctgcaccaatgccagataggtaccgtaaacctcctagttataccaccacacaGATGATGGTTATTGAACTGTGGACTCAGTATTTGACACAATTCCTGCACCACTGTCAAACTAGTCAATGATTGGAGCCTTTTGTGTAACTCTCGAATTTCCAGACAAAACCATTTGTGGGA
This genomic window contains:
- the LOC119978827 gene encoding uncharacterized protein LOC119978827, encoding MKKQGTLWKAQALCCLCLVFLLPVAAAGKWCNNPDNFKWLRGELQDEIDKLDDNLLPSMVKYSIFKDVNTAGLTDPCFIVVTAEQLNNTLLLLMSHFRANSYTYNQTQRVVKVLTHLYRQCSDENSHRCVKPATKVVTACRSDLFAYFKAVLNHYEYIFDQCNSVKQTSKQSEGYCFFLEASNISVSSNCCLVDLHKGWHSSISSTDSSRPSSSRVSTPQPFCSLMSPVTTVMDVTSPMTNVVTEDNKSALVKSMSTDAPHTSDGNLIQSTASTSGTLPCVLSASGTATSPSQTVSEPNGVAGTVSSHKDDKHMNSQTYLYLFIGTLVMLVLVICALIHSSCKLRRLQQRYWSEVLRAHEPDERGQMLTDV